One region of Faecalibacter bovis genomic DNA includes:
- a CDS encoding ArnT family glycosyltransferase, which yields MNLRILLIIVFILNLVQGIFTPIIDDEAYYWLWSTKLDFGYFDHPPMIALWIALSDFIFNGEIGARFFTVLFNTITVYLFWKIVEPKTKKEIKLFTIIYFSLLLVQVFSFVSTPDASLLFFTVSYLYVLKNYIKNQAFRWTALLGICFAGLMYSKYHGVLVLAFTLLPILTFLIKKQTFYIAVLFSLLLYSPHLFWLYQNDFPPISYHFIDRSAEQKFSFTQPLIYILTAILSAAGLLFIYIGKALVDVNKSDLFQKSVFWLVVGPFLFFLISTIKDTTQAQWLLISYIGLGLLLYWYIRKQENTKQFEILGFSTIGLMIVGRIIITIPYFSPFYETKTFGELSGELSHTKIVAFEKYQEASIFQFYNQDRQGVVYRTLGNRHSQFSLWDTENLLNKPFTYITPWKESMLSFEGLKKKQFYINIIDNYKPIHHTEALFLEIEDNELELKYNVPSRIKIQLNNIDIDLLKKEKVKLSLFITEDQQYYIVEEINVPMNNWTNPYEQKDGFVFEFNYQPRLTPGEYKAFIGLTPDGLIPKYQSKSLKIIVTE from the coding sequence ATGAATCTTCGTATATTATTAATAATAGTATTTATCCTAAATTTAGTTCAGGGTATTTTTACACCAATAATTGATGATGAAGCTTATTATTGGCTTTGGAGTACAAAATTAGACTTCGGATATTTTGACCATCCACCAATGATTGCTCTTTGGATTGCGTTGTCAGATTTTATATTTAATGGAGAAATTGGCGCACGTTTTTTCACTGTTTTATTTAATACGATTACGGTTTATCTATTTTGGAAAATTGTTGAACCGAAAACCAAAAAAGAAATTAAATTATTTACTATAATTTATTTTAGTTTATTGCTTGTTCAAGTTTTTTCCTTTGTATCTACTCCAGACGCATCATTATTGTTTTTTACTGTTTCTTATTTATATGTATTAAAAAATTATATAAAAAATCAAGCATTTCGATGGACAGCTTTACTGGGAATATGTTTCGCAGGTTTGATGTATAGTAAATATCATGGAGTTTTAGTTTTAGCTTTTACCTTATTACCAATACTAACATTTTTAATAAAGAAACAAACATTCTATATCGCGGTTTTATTTTCATTATTACTTTATTCACCACATTTATTTTGGTTGTATCAAAATGATTTTCCGCCAATTTCGTATCATTTTATTGATCGCAGTGCGGAACAAAAATTTAGTTTCACACAACCATTAATTTACATTTTAACTGCTATACTAAGTGCCGCTGGATTATTGTTTATTTATATAGGTAAAGCTTTAGTAGATGTTAATAAGTCTGATTTATTTCAAAAATCAGTATTTTGGTTAGTAGTTGGACCTTTCTTATTTTTTCTAATTTCAACCATAAAAGATACCACACAAGCACAATGGTTATTGATTAGTTATATCGGGTTAGGATTGCTATTATACTGGTATATCAGGAAACAAGAAAATACAAAACAGTTCGAAATTTTAGGTTTTTCTACAATAGGTTTAATGATAGTGGGACGAATTATAATTACGATTCCTTACTTTTCACCATTCTACGAAACAAAGACTTTTGGAGAACTTTCAGGCGAATTATCACATACCAAGATTGTAGCTTTTGAAAAATATCAAGAAGCATCAATTTTTCAATTTTATAATCAAGATAGGCAAGGAGTTGTTTATCGCACATTAGGAAATAGACATAGTCAATTCTCGTTGTGGGATACTGAGAATTTATTAAATAAACCTTTTACATATATCACTCCTTGGAAGGAATCTATGCTTAGTTTTGAAGGACTAAAAAAGAAACAATTTTATATTAACATTATTGATAATTATAAACCAATTCATCATACAGAAGCTTTATTTTTAGAAATAGAGGATAATGAATTAGAATTGAAGTATAATGTACCTTCGCGAATTAAAATTCAATTAAATAACATAGATATTGATTTGTTAAAAAAGGAAAAAGTAAAATTAAGCTTGTTTATAACGGAAGATCAACAGTATTATATTGTAGAAGAAATTAATGTTCCGATGAATAATTGGACAAATCCGTATGAACAAAAAGATGGTTTTGTTTTTGAATTTAATTATCAGCCTAGATTAACTCCTGGTGAGTATAAGGCTTTCATAGGTTTAACACCTGACGGATTAATTCCGAAGTATCAATCCAAATCTTTAAAAATTATAGTTACTGAATAG
- a CDS encoding helix-turn-helix domain-containing protein: MFKVLIGENFKDLKLEEGLKYTYAISNYGRLIRYTNVIEDGAELKGSLINGYKVFRYKITKDGKVKNYSKMFSRMVAENFLEKPTEDQIYLLHKDYIKDNCQATNLFWATKEEFRDHFMGSPLYKEGVKKSLETRKKMDGNKLTTTQVIRIKKMILDPNRRTRLKLIAKQFGISEMQLYRIKSGENWGHIKV; this comes from the coding sequence ATGTTTAAAGTATTAATTGGAGAAAATTTTAAGGATTTAAAATTAGAAGAAGGACTGAAATATACTTACGCAATATCTAATTATGGAAGATTGATTAGATATACTAATGTTATTGAGGATGGTGCTGAATTAAAAGGTTCTTTGATTAATGGTTATAAGGTTTTTCGATATAAAATAACAAAGGATGGGAAAGTAAAAAACTATTCGAAAATGTTTTCGCGCATGGTTGCTGAAAATTTTTTAGAAAAACCAACTGAAGATCAAATATACTTATTGCATAAAGATTATATAAAAGACAATTGCCAGGCGACCAATTTATTTTGGGCAACAAAAGAAGAGTTTAGAGATCATTTTATGGGAAGTCCGTTGTATAAAGAAGGTGTAAAAAAATCTTTGGAAACTCGTAAGAAAATGGATGGAAATAAATTGACGACAACTCAGGTAATCAGAATTAAGAAAATGATTTTAGATCCTAATAGACGAACTCGATTAAAGTTGATCGCAAAGCAATTTGGTATTAGCGAAATGCAACTTTATCGTATAAAATCTGGTGAAAATTGGGGACATATTAAAGTATAA
- a CDS encoding TIGR02757 family protein: MKFDELKDFLDEKVNQYNTLDFIETDPVQIPHRYQQKEDIEIAGFLAATIAWGNRKMIINNANKMMNIMGNSPYDFVMSFSEDDLNKADGFVHRTFNADDFKYFIRSLKHIYTTYHDLENVFSQHQSDDSMQEAISKFKTIFFEIEPLERAKKHISDPLNNSAAKRINMWLRWMVRKDANGVDLGIWKSIPTSKLSCPLDVHSGNVARKLGILTRKQNDAKALKELDFKLREMDQNDPVKYDFALFGLGVFEGF; the protein is encoded by the coding sequence ATGAAATTTGACGAGCTTAAAGATTTTTTAGATGAAAAGGTTAATCAATACAATACGTTAGATTTTATTGAAACAGATCCTGTACAAATTCCACATCGATATCAACAAAAAGAAGATATTGAAATTGCAGGTTTTTTAGCGGCTACTATCGCTTGGGGAAATCGTAAAATGATCATCAATAATGCAAATAAAATGATGAACATTATGGGAAATTCACCTTATGATTTTGTGATGAGTTTTTCTGAAGATGATTTAAATAAGGCGGATGGATTTGTACACAGAACTTTTAACGCTGATGATTTTAAATATTTCATACGCAGTTTAAAGCATATCTATACTACCTATCATGATTTAGAAAATGTTTTTTCGCAGCATCAGAGCGATGATTCTATGCAAGAAGCTATTTCAAAGTTTAAAACTATTTTTTTTGAAATTGAACCTTTAGAAAGGGCAAAAAAACATATATCTGATCCGTTAAATAATTCTGCTGCAAAGCGTATAAATATGTGGTTACGTTGGATGGTTAGGAAGGATGCAAACGGTGTTGATTTAGGAATTTGGAAATCGATACCAACATCTAAATTATCGTGTCCGTTAGATGTTCATTCGGGTAACGTAGCAAGAAAATTAGGGATTTTGACAAGGAAACAAAATGATGCAAAAGCATTGAAAGAATTAGATTTCAAATTGAGAGAAATGGATCAAAACGATCCGGTAAAATACGATTTTGCTCTTTTCGGTTTGGGAGTTTTCGAAGGATTTTAG
- a CDS encoding ABC transporter ATP-binding protein → MIKATNIVKKYGELEVLKNVSLEIAEREVVSIVGASGAGKTTLLQILGTLEKSSEPKEYNTEILINGQDITKLSDRDLSKFRNENIGFIFQFHQLLPEFTALENICIPAFIRKTNKSEAEKRAKDLMDYLGVSHRMNHKPNQLSGGEQQRIAVARALINQPKVVFADEPSGNLDSKNAEELHDLFFNLRKEFGQTFVIVTHNEELASLTDRKLVMHDGKFQTEF, encoded by the coding sequence ATGATTAAGGCAACAAATATTGTAAAAAAATATGGCGAACTTGAAGTATTGAAAAATGTTTCATTAGAGATCGCCGAGCGTGAAGTTGTATCTATAGTAGGTGCATCTGGTGCGGGAAAAACAACATTGCTACAAATTTTAGGAACATTAGAAAAAAGTTCTGAACCGAAAGAATATAACACAGAAATTTTAATAAATGGTCAGGATATAACTAAGTTATCTGACCGTGATTTATCTAAATTTAGAAATGAAAATATTGGTTTTATCTTTCAGTTTCATCAATTGTTACCTGAATTTACAGCGTTAGAAAATATTTGTATTCCGGCTTTTATTCGAAAAACAAATAAATCGGAGGCAGAAAAACGTGCCAAAGATTTGATGGATTATTTAGGTGTTTCGCATCGTATGAATCACAAACCGAATCAACTTTCTGGAGGTGAACAACAACGTATTGCAGTAGCACGAGCTTTAATAAATCAGCCAAAAGTTGTTTTTGCAGATGAACCTTCGGGTAACTTAGATTCAAAGAATGCTGAAGAGCTACATGATTTGTTTTTTAATCTAAGAAAAGAATTTGGTCAGACTTTTGTTATCGTAACACATAATGAGGAATTGGCGTCTTTAACTGATCGAAAATTAGTTATGCACGACGGGAAATTCCAAACTGAATTTTAA